A region from the Salidesulfovibrio onnuriiensis genome encodes:
- a CDS encoding sensor histidine kinase, with protein MAELLTDFLPPGREDKEALLPLVARFSESLAAKLFDGLPLSAIILNQDRQIVFGNTRFRQLSGARRMMDLVGQRPGEALGCVNAHLQDGGCGTTRFCRQCGAAIAILESFQGTGGVEECLLERRLGEQVESLVLQVFTWPFSFEGHDLILFTALDVSHEKRAREMERLVFHKLLGNASGMIMLANLIEEELGEDMAEYSGHMRSAAKELVGMIRHQQVWSAAEQGRLRVLAELLDPELLMRQALLAATNRESDRELGCVIDCDCENELRTDPALLELVLVALLENAFEAMPSSSLVVFGCRERDGVFVFSVCNEGMPSEDIRNQFFKRAFTTKGEGRGFGLYRAKMLTEYYLGGALRVSCDQNRTTFLVEIPGEFRNGE; from the coding sequence ATGGCCGAATTGCTGACGGATTTTCTCCCTCCCGGGCGGGAGGACAAGGAAGCGTTGCTGCCGCTGGTAGCGCGTTTCAGCGAGTCGCTGGCGGCCAAGCTTTTTGACGGGCTACCGCTCAGCGCGATCATCCTCAACCAGGACCGGCAGATCGTGTTCGGCAATACCCGCTTTCGGCAGTTGAGCGGGGCGCGGCGCATGATGGACCTCGTGGGCCAGCGCCCGGGCGAGGCCCTCGGCTGCGTGAACGCCCATCTACAGGACGGCGGGTGCGGCACCACGCGGTTCTGCCGCCAATGCGGGGCGGCCATCGCCATTCTCGAAAGTTTCCAGGGCACCGGGGGCGTGGAGGAATGTCTTCTGGAACGCCGCCTCGGGGAGCAGGTCGAATCCCTGGTCCTGCAGGTGTTCACCTGGCCGTTCTCCTTCGAGGGGCACGACCTGATCCTGTTCACGGCCTTGGACGTCAGCCACGAGAAGCGGGCCCGCGAGATGGAGCGCCTTGTTTTTCACAAGCTCCTCGGCAATGCTTCGGGTATGATCATGCTCGCCAACCTCATCGAGGAGGAACTGGGCGAGGACATGGCCGAATATTCGGGCCACATGCGTTCCGCCGCCAAGGAACTGGTGGGCATGATCCGCCATCAGCAGGTCTGGAGCGCCGCCGAGCAGGGACGGCTGCGGGTGCTCGCCGAGCTCCTGGATCCGGAATTGCTCATGCGGCAGGCGCTGCTCGCGGCCACCAACCGGGAATCCGACCGGGAACTGGGCTGCGTGATCGACTGCGACTGTGAAAATGAACTGCGCACTGACCCGGCCCTGCTCGAACTGGTGCTCGTGGCCCTGCTGGAGAACGCCTTCGAGGCCATGCCTTCCTCCAGCCTGGTCGTGTTCGGCTGTCGGGAACGGGACGGCGTGTTCGTTTTTTCCGTGTGCAACGAGGGCATGCCTTCGGAGGACATCCGCAACCAGTTCTTCAAGCGCGCCTTCACCACCAAGGGCGAGGGGCGCGGCTTCGGGCTCTACCGGGCCAAGATGCTCACGGAGTATTACCTGGGCGGGGCGCTGCGTGTTTCCTGCGACCAGAACAGGACCACCTTCCTGGTGGAGATCCCCGGGGAGTTCCGAAACGGGGAGTAG
- a CDS encoding YeiH family protein: MANSDVGRPSNMPLLFLSGLLLAYGVLVMMGALTPLLKSLNVHKQIDLMEVLCFVGAGLGFATALMRQGRMNKPLTKRDIFVLETIPGILFIMVLAMGIRWFLEPLVILFSDQMAPLLGFKVYKVLNLNYVVLGILVGIVITNSWGIPKFAASGVKTARFVLKMGVILLGARYSFAELAKLGMVSVWMIGFFVLGTVFFVLFLGNLFKQPKSMTGVLSAGMGVCGVSATVACAPVVRARCSEMAYTIGTILGFGILCMFIFPTVGKIVGMNPTQFGAWAGTGILNSAQVAAACLAFNAVDIKTLKVGEIFNITRVLFLPVIVLVLASWYGKQSGTKLSFKEVVIDKFPIFILGFLLLFAMSSFGLFSPPGHYKGKYLDFSYNQRTEVTPEELTVLQNAQQAGLTGFTANERAAFDDLVKQHQIAGDFSDRDDKTVFDATARQRMAGLESILARTKGKEITIGAEVKSAIGHAIKQVHKKSKTIVTLTDAMIWFFAYGLIGLGMQITRKSLAQAGGWPLVMGTISGITKATLSFIVVMYFVKDVVLK, encoded by the coding sequence ATGGCTAATTCCGATGTCGGACGTCCAAGCAACATGCCGCTGCTGTTTCTGAGCGGCCTGCTGCTTGCCTATGGTGTCCTTGTCATGATGGGCGCTCTCACGCCCCTGCTCAAATCCCTGAACGTTCACAAACAGATCGACCTCATGGAGGTGCTCTGCTTCGTGGGCGCGGGCCTCGGGTTCGCAACCGCGCTCATGCGCCAGGGACGCATGAACAAACCCCTGACAAAGAGGGATATCTTTGTGCTGGAAACCATTCCGGGCATCCTGTTCATCATGGTGCTGGCAATGGGCATCCGCTGGTTCCTGGAGCCCCTGGTCATCCTTTTCTCGGACCAGATGGCCCCGTTGCTCGGCTTCAAGGTCTATAAAGTTTTGAACCTGAACTACGTGGTCCTCGGCATCCTGGTGGGCATCGTCATCACCAACTCCTGGGGCATTCCCAAGTTCGCGGCCAGCGGCGTGAAGACCGCACGCTTCGTGCTCAAGATGGGCGTCATCCTGCTGGGAGCGCGCTACTCCTTCGCGGAGCTGGCCAAGCTGGGCATGGTCTCGGTGTGGATGATCGGCTTCTTCGTGCTGGGCACCGTGTTCTTCGTGCTCTTCCTGGGCAACCTGTTCAAGCAGCCCAAGTCCATGACCGGCGTTCTTTCCGCGGGCATGGGCGTGTGCGGCGTTTCCGCCACCGTGGCCTGCGCCCCGGTGGTGCGCGCACGCTGCTCGGAAATGGCCTACACCATCGGCACCATTCTGGGCTTCGGCATCCTGTGCATGTTCATCTTCCCCACCGTGGGCAAGATCGTGGGCATGAACCCCACCCAGTTCGGGGCCTGGGCCGGCACCGGCATCCTGAACTCCGCACAGGTGGCGGCGGCCTGCCTGGCCTTCAACGCCGTTGACATCAAGACCCTCAAGGTGGGCGAAATCTTCAACATCACCCGCGTGCTGTTCCTGCCCGTCATCGTCCTGGTGCTGGCCAGCTGGTACGGCAAGCAGAGCGGCACCAAGCTGAGCTTCAAGGAAGTGGTCATCGACAAGTTCCCCATCTTCATCCTCGGCTTCCTGCTGCTCTTCGCCATGTCCTCCTTCGGGCTGTTCAGCCCTCCGGGCCACTACAAGGGCAAGTATCTCGACTTCAGCTACAACCAGCGCACCGAAGTCACTCCCGAGGAACTGACCGTGCTCCAGAACGCCCAGCAGGCGGGCCTGACCGGCTTCACCGCCAATGAGCGGGCCGCTTTCGACGACCTGGTCAAGCAGCACCAGATCGCCGGCGATTTCTCGGACCGCGACGACAAGACCGTGTTCGACGCCACCGCGCGCCAGCGCATGGCCGGCCTCGAATCCATCCTGGCCCGCACCAAGGGCAAGGAAATCACCATCGGCGCGGAAGTGAAGAGCGCCATCGGCCACGCCATCAAGCAGGTGCACAAGAAGTCCAAGACCATCGTCACCCTGACCGACGCCATGATCTGGTTCTTCGCCTACGGCCTCATCGGCCTGGGCATGCAGATCACCCGCAAGTCCCTTGCGCAGGCGGGCGGCTGGCCCCTGGTCATGGGCACCATCTCGGGCATCACCAAGGCAACCCTGTCCTTCATCGTGGTCATGTACTTCGTCAAAGACGTGGTCCTGAAGTAA
- a CDS encoding substrate-binding periplasmic protein: MNKFIGALLAVLLFSGLARAEKPVITFTTPTQLESAAARFFEDLYSEAFGRLGYGFKLLPRPTKRSLKDAESGEADGETARIDDPALEKQFPDLIRVDEPVGSMTLIVYTIDGPLRFDGWEDLSLLGKDDLVGYPRGILAIEQHAREFGHARVYITNSALQGCRMLTAGRLDYIISPRSLLRKLCSGSQGCDYSRLVEAGVLERIPTYPYLHRRHAALAPELARVLREMKADGAYRRIIQKWEKPSD; the protein is encoded by the coding sequence ATGAACAAATTTATTGGCGCGCTCCTGGCCGTGCTTCTTTTCTCGGGCCTGGCCCGGGCCGAAAAGCCGGTCATCACCTTCACCACGCCGACCCAGCTGGAAAGCGCGGCCGCGCGCTTTTTCGAGGACCTGTATTCCGAGGCCTTCGGCAGGCTCGGCTATGGCTTCAAGCTGTTGCCCCGCCCCACCAAGCGTTCCCTCAAGGACGCGGAATCGGGAGAGGCGGACGGCGAAACCGCCCGCATTGACGACCCCGCCCTGGAAAAACAGTTCCCGGACCTGATTCGCGTGGATGAACCCGTGGGCTCCATGACCCTGATCGTCTACACCATCGACGGCCCGCTCCGGTTCGACGGCTGGGAAGATCTCTCCCTGCTCGGCAAGGACGACCTCGTGGGCTATCCCAGGGGCATACTGGCCATCGAGCAGCACGCCCGGGAATTCGGGCATGCCCGTGTCTACATCACCAATTCGGCTCTGCAGGGCTGCCGGATGCTTACCGCGGGCCGCCTCGACTATATCATTTCTCCCCGTTCCCTTCTTCGCAAGCTCTGCTCCGGGTCCCAGGGCTGCGATTACTCCCGCCTGGTGGAGGCGGGGGTGCTGGAGAGAATCCCGACCTATCCCTACCTGCACCGGCGCCACGCCGCCCTGGCGCCGGAGCTGGCCCGCGTCCTCCGGGAAATGAAGGCGGACGGCGCGTACCGGCGCATCATCCAAAAGTGGGAAAAACCAAGCGACTGA
- a CDS encoding c-type heme family protein has translation MAKFRPQTLQSRFLLGLGAIVLLGGVFFSASMYFHLKSLLHTQVVDKAELMLSQVDSVQQYVRKVLRPKMFRTIPKDQFIIEAMSSSYISRKIMDRVGQYEGQGEGVAQFLYRRVSENARNPKFEINAMEREIMDRFRADPLMAEWEGYQKIDGKEYFLTARPVIFYDKCMHCHGSPADAPQVLIERYGDSRGFGRTMDSIGGIDLVGLPVDSAVSQIQEATVGYIGVYAGGMFIFFAIVQVFYNRLVTHNLHRLTRVFRDRFQDQEDMKVLERVEEMDEIEEIVQGMEELGDHLVSARTQLRDYAANLEMMVDQRTRELSKEVSERQADVALFVLLLDQLNQSRSRQEMWQSSLPIIARRFGASGAGFTCMLATQNFYSWPEPGVRPGLPETWQDILTGGEALFEPGRAVIPVGANDSAFEGLLTIFWEDRLELKDQDRDVLVALGQQLGIAMENLGALDNLIRQKGLLQSVVEGISDPLLYMDGRCSVVLANHAARALGRALTTEAASDEGGAEALMPSLFGDGENGADCPLRGAMERGVPESREVRTRDNRHFSVSLYPVGGEEKRLVVYIREVTNEKSMLARMRQSEKLATVGQLAAGLAHEMNNPLGVIKCYGELLRNAVDTDNAREDVEVIMRHATQAQNVLQDLLNFARPGKGDAEEIDLAQTVRKSARVFLVQAEKRGVRVDVDIEPEFPGLTVNGQAMEQILANLFNNALDAVREGAGKITLKVFSDPVAAEAVLMVADNGGGIPADVMDRIFDPFFSTKEVGKGTGLGLAVVYGLVRDLGGRIDVVSDQGAQFFLHFPFKRGE, from the coding sequence ATGGCTAAATTCAGGCCGCAGACATTGCAGTCCCGGTTTCTGCTGGGGCTGGGGGCCATCGTGTTGCTGGGCGGGGTGTTCTTCTCGGCCAGCATGTATTTTCATCTCAAGTCCCTGCTGCATACCCAGGTTGTCGATAAGGCCGAGCTCATGCTTTCCCAGGTGGACTCGGTCCAGCAGTACGTGCGCAAGGTTCTGCGGCCCAAGATGTTCCGGACCATTCCCAAGGACCAGTTCATCATCGAGGCCATGAGCTCCTCCTACATCTCCCGCAAGATCATGGACCGGGTGGGGCAGTATGAGGGCCAGGGCGAGGGCGTGGCCCAGTTCCTGTATCGCCGCGTTTCGGAAAACGCCCGCAACCCCAAGTTCGAGATCAATGCCATGGAACGGGAGATCATGGACCGCTTCCGGGCCGATCCGCTGATGGCCGAGTGGGAGGGGTACCAGAAGATCGACGGCAAGGAATATTTTCTCACGGCCCGGCCCGTGATCTTTTACGACAAGTGCATGCATTGCCACGGCAGTCCGGCGGACGCGCCCCAGGTGCTCATCGAGCGCTATGGCGATTCCAGGGGATTCGGCCGCACCATGGACAGCATCGGCGGCATCGACCTGGTGGGGCTCCCCGTGGATTCGGCGGTTTCCCAGATCCAGGAGGCCACCGTGGGCTATATCGGGGTCTATGCGGGCGGCATGTTCATCTTCTTCGCCATTGTCCAGGTCTTCTACAACCGGCTGGTGACCCACAACCTGCACCGCCTGACCCGGGTCTTTCGCGACCGCTTCCAGGACCAGGAGGACATGAAGGTGCTGGAGAGGGTGGAGGAGATGGACGAGATCGAGGAGATCGTCCAGGGGATGGAGGAACTGGGCGACCACCTGGTCAGCGCGCGCACCCAGCTCAGGGATTATGCGGCCAACCTGGAAATGATGGTGGATCAGCGCACCCGGGAACTGAGCAAGGAGGTCTCCGAGCGCCAGGCCGACGTGGCCCTGTTCGTGCTCCTGCTGGACCAGCTCAACCAGAGCCGTTCCCGCCAGGAGATGTGGCAGAGTTCCCTGCCCATCATCGCACGGCGGTTCGGGGCCTCGGGCGCGGGATTCACCTGCATGCTGGCCACCCAGAATTTCTATTCCTGGCCCGAGCCGGGCGTCCGTCCCGGACTGCCGGAAACGTGGCAGGACATCCTCACCGGGGGCGAGGCCCTGTTCGAGCCCGGGCGGGCCGTCATTCCGGTGGGAGCCAATGATTCGGCCTTCGAGGGCCTGCTGACCATATTCTGGGAGGACCGGCTGGAACTCAAGGACCAGGACCGCGACGTGCTGGTGGCCCTGGGCCAGCAGCTGGGCATTGCCATGGAAAACCTGGGAGCCCTGGACAATCTCATTCGCCAGAAAGGGCTGCTCCAGTCCGTTGTCGAAGGGATTTCCGACCCCCTGCTTTACATGGACGGCCGCTGCTCGGTGGTGCTGGCCAACCATGCGGCCCGCGCCCTGGGAAGGGCCCTGACCACGGAGGCCGCCTCGGACGAAGGCGGGGCCGAGGCCCTCATGCCCTCCCTGTTCGGGGACGGGGAGAACGGCGCGGACTGCCCCCTGCGCGGGGCCATGGAGCGGGGTGTTCCCGAATCCAGGGAGGTCCGCACCCGGGACAACCGCCATTTCTCGGTCAGCCTCTATCCCGTCGGGGGCGAGGAAAAACGGCTGGTGGTCTATATCCGCGAGGTGACCAACGAGAAAAGCATGCTGGCCCGCATGCGCCAGAGCGAAAAGCTGGCCACCGTGGGGCAGCTTGCCGCTGGCCTGGCCCATGAGATGAACAATCCCCTGGGCGTGATCAAGTGCTACGGTGAGCTGCTGCGCAATGCCGTGGATACGGACAACGCCCGTGAGGACGTGGAAGTGATCATGCGCCACGCCACCCAGGCCCAGAACGTGCTGCAGGATCTGCTCAATTTTGCCAGGCCCGGTAAGGGAGACGCCGAGGAGATCGACCTGGCCCAGACCGTGCGCAAGAGCGCCCGCGTGTTCCTGGTCCAGGCGGAAAAGCGGGGCGTGCGGGTGGATGTGGACATTGAGCCGGAATTCCCCGGCCTGACCGTCAACGGCCAGGCCATGGAGCAGATTCTGGCCAACCTGTTCAACAACGCCCTGGACGCGGTGCGGGAGGGGGCCGGAAAGATCACCCTCAAGGTCTTCAGCGACCCGGTGGCCGCCGAGGCCGTGCTCATGGTGGCGGACAACGGCGGCGGCATCCCGGCCGACGTCATGGACCGCATCTTCGACCCCTTCTTCAGCACCAAGGAGGTGGGCAAGGGCACGGGCCTGGGGCTTGCCGTGGTCTACGGCCTGGTCAGGGACCTGGGCGGCCGCATCGACGTCGTCAGCGACCAGGGCGCGCAGTTTTTCCTCCATTTTCCCTTCAAACGAGGCGAGTAG
- a CDS encoding substrate-binding periplasmic protein, with the protein MRVIVVAVVCLMWAFPVFGGGLLVVTEEMVPYNFRQDGQVVGLSTELVRRTLEKSGLEGRFQVMPWARAYYIARNDPNVLIYTIVRTEEREKLFKWIGPVAPAVDEKMYCLRSRPDVVVRTLDDARNYKVAVVRDGVGHRFLEEQGFSLGINLDLSPNEDQMFAKLFWGRVDIVISDDLNNAWKLPAIDRNARELQPLITLRNHKLYMACGPATPDETVDRLRKGLAAVSAEEKRRILQKYRHPAWACDPLPY; encoded by the coding sequence ATGCGGGTGATTGTCGTTGCGGTTGTATGCCTGATGTGGGCTTTCCCCGTCTTTGGCGGCGGCCTGCTCGTGGTCACCGAGGAAATGGTGCCCTACAATTTCAGGCAGGACGGCCAGGTGGTCGGCCTGAGCACCGAACTGGTGCGCAGGACCCTGGAGAAGTCGGGCCTGGAGGGGCGCTTCCAGGTCATGCCCTGGGCCCGCGCCTATTACATTGCCCGCAACGACCCCAACGTGCTCATTTATACCATCGTCAGGACCGAGGAGCGGGAGAAGCTTTTCAAGTGGATCGGTCCGGTGGCCCCGGCCGTCGACGAGAAGATGTACTGCCTTCGATCGCGGCCCGATGTGGTCGTCAGGACATTGGACGATGCCCGCAACTACAAGGTGGCCGTGGTCAGGGACGGGGTGGGGCACAGGTTTCTCGAGGAACAGGGGTTTTCGCTGGGGATCAACCTGGACCTTTCCCCCAACGAGGACCAGATGTTTGCCAAGCTGTTCTGGGGGCGGGTGGATATCGTCATCAGTGATGACCTGAACAACGCCTGGAAGCTTCCGGCCATCGACAGGAACGCTCGCGAACTCCAGCCGCTGATCACTTTGCGAAACCACAAGTTGTACATGGCCTGTGGCCCGGCCACCCCGGACGAGACCGTCGACCGCTTGCGCAAGGGGCTTGCCGCTGTTTCCGCCGAGGAAAAGCGCCGCATTCTTCAAAAGTATCGCCATCCAGCCTGGGCGTGCGATCCGCTGCCCTATTGA
- a CDS encoding glycosyltransferase — protein MVSFSVVIPTYNREAFLPQAVASVANQEVRAELLVVDDGSTDNTEALIRSMRIPGMRYLKKENGGVASAINLGVRLSRGDYIIPLGSDDALAPGILKRYARAATSRPDLDVLYGNMILTDMKLNVLGGWNYEDWDGRIGELMGELVRNMPIAQSGSAFHRRLYERFGMYDESLSRGSDHDHISRIAPHALFKHMAGPSLFCRTHDDNISRKTPVFRECKARVTRRIIKRYGLERLFPAYGWEDDPDAARARAHADLVRIFEVYDDQESIALYSAV, from the coding sequence GTGGTTTCCTTCAGCGTGGTTATTCCCACCTACAATCGAGAGGCGTTTTTGCCCCAGGCCGTGGCCAGCGTGGCCAACCAGGAGGTCCGCGCGGAGCTGCTGGTGGTGGACGACGGGTCCACGGACAACACCGAGGCCCTGATCCGCTCCATGCGCATTCCCGGTATGCGGTACCTGAAAAAGGAGAACGGCGGGGTGGCCAGCGCCATCAATCTGGGCGTGCGGTTGTCCCGGGGGGATTACATCATTCCCCTGGGGTCGGACGACGCCCTGGCCCCGGGCATCCTGAAGCGCTATGCCCGGGCGGCCACCTCCCGGCCCGATCTGGACGTGCTTTACGGCAACATGATCCTCACGGACATGAAGCTTAACGTGCTTGGCGGCTGGAACTACGAGGACTGGGACGGCCGCATCGGGGAGCTCATGGGCGAGCTGGTCAGGAACATGCCCATTGCCCAGTCGGGCAGCGCGTTCCACCGTCGGCTTTACGAGCGGTTCGGCATGTACGACGAATCCCTGTCCCGGGGGTCGGACCACGACCATATCTCCCGCATCGCGCCGCACGCCCTGTTCAAGCACATGGCCGGGCCCTCGCTGTTCTGCCGCACCCACGACGATAATATTTCCCGGAAGACGCCGGTCTTCCGGGAGTGCAAGGCCAGGGTCACGCGCCGGATCATCAAACGCTACGGCCTGGAACGGCTGTTTCCGGCCTATGGCTGGGAGGACGACCCGGACGCGGCGCGTGCGCGGGCCCATGCCGACCTGGTCAGGATTTTCGAGGTGTACGACGATCAGGAGAGCATTGCCCTCTATTCCGCCGTATAG
- a CDS encoding SIMPL domain-containing protein yields MEQKNSIGVIVAGLLLALGIAGGAWALGQAVKDFKAMDRYVSVKGFAEREYPADLAIWPISYSTQANNLQELHSKLQAADKTILQFIREHGLGDAEITPAAPQITENMPMGNRQPEARYSAQGVITVRSEDIKKIKETMPLSGELVSKGIMLIRNYEFQPRFMFTRLNEVKPEMIAEATKDARRAAKQFAEDSDSSVGSIRSARQGVFSIRDRDQYTPEVKIVRVVNTIDYFLEN; encoded by the coding sequence ATGGAACAGAAAAACAGCATCGGCGTGATCGTGGCGGGCCTGCTGCTGGCTCTGGGAATCGCGGGCGGCGCCTGGGCCCTCGGCCAGGCGGTCAAGGACTTCAAGGCCATGGATCGCTACGTTTCCGTGAAAGGCTTTGCCGAACGGGAATACCCGGCGGACCTGGCCATCTGGCCCATCAGCTACAGCACCCAGGCCAACAACCTGCAGGAGCTGCACTCCAAGCTGCAGGCGGCCGACAAGACCATCCTCCAGTTCATCCGGGAACACGGGCTCGGCGACGCCGAAATCACCCCGGCCGCGCCCCAGATCACGGAAAACATGCCCATGGGCAACCGGCAGCCGGAGGCGCGCTACAGCGCCCAGGGCGTCATCACCGTGCGTTCCGAGGACATCAAGAAAATCAAGGAAACCATGCCGTTGTCCGGAGAGCTTGTCTCCAAGGGCATCATGCTCATCCGCAACTACGAATTCCAGCCCCGGTTCATGTTCACCCGGCTCAATGAAGTGAAGCCCGAAATGATCGCCGAGGCAACCAAGGACGCCCGCCGTGCGGCCAAGCAGTTTGCCGAGGACTCGGACAGCAGCGTGGGTTCCATCCGCAGCGCCCGCCAGGGCGTGTTCTCCATCCGGGACCGCGACCAGTACACGCCCGAAGTGAAGATCGTGCGAGTGGTCAACACCATCGATTACTTCCTGGAAAATTAG
- a CDS encoding YkgJ family cysteine cluster protein, whose product MSMEESVFLTFDEAREAVCIDFEQYGPQPDQLRRVMEILGAGHSLPEDEPMGGVARTLFALHRPGPDKLLDICTEVFWTRALPGSGPGGEPGLFVATDMERFECTRCGMCCRALDFHRECTAGDVRVWREAGRDDILEWVRPEADGTYRIWVRPGSELVAEVCPWLTQEPGNVWACSIHDLKPGVCKEYPGSRKHAYKTGCPTARPRCRVG is encoded by the coding sequence ATGAGCATGGAGGAATCCGTCTTTCTGACGTTTGACGAGGCGCGGGAGGCCGTGTGCATCGACTTCGAGCAGTACGGTCCCCAGCCCGACCAGCTGCGGCGGGTCATGGAGATACTGGGCGCGGGGCATTCCCTGCCCGAGGACGAGCCCATGGGCGGGGTGGCGCGGACCCTGTTCGCCCTGCATCGCCCCGGCCCGGACAAGCTGCTGGATATCTGCACCGAGGTCTTCTGGACCCGGGCGCTGCCCGGTTCGGGGCCCGGCGGAGAGCCCGGTCTGTTCGTGGCCACGGACATGGAGCGTTTCGAATGTACGCGCTGCGGCATGTGCTGCCGCGCCCTGGATTTTCACCGGGAATGCACCGCCGGGGACGTGCGCGTCTGGCGGGAGGCCGGGCGCGACGATATCCTGGAGTGGGTCAGGCCGGAGGCGGACGGCACCTACCGCATCTGGGTGCGGCCGGGCTCGGAGCTGGTAGCCGAGGTTTGTCCATGGCTGACGCAAGAGCCCGGCAATGTCTGGGCCTGTTCCATTCACGATCTCAAGCCCGGCGTGTGCAAGGAATATCCCGGCTCGCGCAAGCACGCCTACAAGACCGGCTGTCCCACGGCCCGGCCCCGGTGTCGGGTGGGCTGA
- a CDS encoding sigma-54-dependent transcriptional regulator yields the protein MIEAQGILVVDDERDFARGISRLLQGRFPDQRIVTVHSGAEALEAMAEVPFLVLLSDLSMPGMDGQELVERTRDIWAQTTAVLLTAYGSIEAAVQAVRGGAYDFLTKPVEPETLFKVVGKAMERSRLLGENVRLRNLVGRQAECDAIIGDSLPVRRLKEALAAIAESDYTVLIRGESGTGKELVARTIHRLSRRGTGELLTVNCPAIPDQLLESELFGHVKGAFTGADRDRKGLFEAARGGSLLMDEIGDISASIQTKLLRSLQEQEIRPVGSSRNIRVDVRILASTNQDLEARIRDRSFREDLYYRLNVLTVQVPALRDRTGDIPLLAHHFLNQSCTEMESAPREFAPEALAYLSARPWPGNIRELQNFVRRLAVFAPGDVVDMPLVRLVESQAGAGGGSAETMSSYKDAKSVVVDSFTRNYVENLLLNTGGNVSEAARISGLSRVALQKILRRLDIDVGRFR from the coding sequence ATGATCGAAGCACAAGGCATACTGGTGGTGGACGACGAAAGGGATTTCGCCCGGGGCATTTCCCGGCTCCTGCAGGGACGGTTCCCGGACCAGCGCATCGTCACGGTGCATTCCGGGGCGGAGGCCCTGGAGGCCATGGCCGAGGTGCCGTTCCTGGTGCTGCTCAGCGATCTTTCCATGCCCGGCATGGATGGGCAGGAGCTGGTGGAAAGGACACGGGATATCTGGGCCCAGACCACGGCGGTGCTGCTCACGGCCTACGGCAGCATCGAAGCCGCGGTCCAGGCCGTGCGCGGCGGGGCCTATGACTTCCTGACCAAGCCCGTTGAGCCGGAAACCCTGTTCAAAGTGGTGGGCAAAGCCATGGAGCGCAGCAGGCTTCTGGGCGAAAACGTGCGGCTGCGCAACCTGGTGGGCAGACAGGCCGAGTGCGACGCCATCATCGGCGACAGCCTGCCCGTGCGCAGGCTCAAGGAGGCCCTGGCCGCCATTGCCGAATCCGACTACACCGTGCTCATCCGGGGCGAGTCGGGCACGGGCAAGGAACTGGTGGCCCGCACCATCCACAGGCTCAGCCGGCGCGGAACCGGCGAGCTGCTCACGGTCAACTGCCCGGCCATTCCGGACCAGTTGCTGGAAAGCGAGCTGTTCGGACATGTGAAGGGGGCCTTCACCGGCGCGGACCGCGACCGCAAGGGGTTGTTCGAGGCGGCCCGGGGCGGCTCCCTGCTGATGGACGAGATCGGGGATATTTCCGCGTCCATCCAGACCAAGCTGCTGCGAAGCCTTCAGGAGCAGGAGATCCGTCCCGTGGGGTCCAGCCGGAACATCCGGGTGGACGTGCGCATCCTGGCCAGCACCAACCAGGACCTGGAGGCGCGCATCCGGGACAGGAGCTTTCGCGAGGACCTCTATTACCGGCTCAATGTGCTCACCGTGCAGGTGCCCGCCCTGCGCGACAGGACCGGGGACATTCCCCTGCTGGCGCACCACTTCCTGAACCAGTCCTGCACCGAGATGGAGTCCGCGCCCAGGGAGTTTGCGCCCGAGGCCCTGGCCTACCTGTCGGCCCGTCCCTGGCCGGGCAATATCCGGGAGCTGCAGAATTTCGTGCGCAGGCTGGCCGTGTTCGCGCCCGGGGACGTGGTGGACATGCCCCTGGTGCGGCTGGTGGAAAGCCAGGCCGGGGCCGGGGGCGGCAGTGCGGAGACCATGTCGTCCTACAAGGACGCCAAGTCCGTGGTGGTGGACAGCTTCACCCGCAATTACGTGGAAAATCTGCTCCTGAACACGGGAGGAAATGTCTCCGAGGCCGCGCGCATCAGCGGGCTTTCCCGGGTGGCCCTGCAAAAGATCCTCAGGCGGCTGGACATCGACGTGGGCCGCTTCCGCTAG